Part of the Labilibaculum antarcticum genome, CATATGGAATTCTTTAAGTACATGTATGATTTGTTGCAGCAAAAAAATGCCGGACACATTCGTATTTTTGGAGGTGGCGGAGGAGTAATTCTACCATCTGAAATTAAAGAGCTGGAAGCTTACGGAATTGCTGGTTTGTATTCTCCTGATGATGGTCGTAACCTCGGTTTGCAAGGAATGATTAATGAGGTTTTGGAGCAATCGGATTACTCATTGAATGATTTTGAATTGCCAAAAGCATCAGAAATTACTAGTGAGAACGTTAATTTGCTATCAAGGTTAATCACCTTGGCTGAACATGATCTACTTCAGGATTCTGATTTATATCTTGAATTGAAGAGTAGTGCTAAAGTCAATCAGACACCTGTTATTGGAATTACCGGTACAGGCGGAGCTGGAAAGTCTTCCTTAACGGATGAATTGATCCGTAGAGTTCATATCGATTATCCAGAATTGAAACTGGCAATCCTTTCTGTAGATCCTTCAAGGAAAAAGAGTGGTGGCGCATTGCTAGGTGATCGAATCCGCATGAATGCCATTAATCATCCAAACATATATTTGAGATCTTTGGCTACGCGTCGTGCTAATCTTGCATTGTCGAAACATGTTGATGATGCTTTGATTTTGATGAAATCAGCAGGATTTGATTGTATTTTCCTTGAAAGTTCAGGAATTGGACAGTCGGATACGGAAATTGTTGATTACAGCGATGTGAAATTGTATGTGATGACCCCCGAATTTGGGGCGGCAACTCAGTTGGAGAAAATTGATATGCTCGATTTTGCTGATTTGATTGCCATTAACAAGTTCGACAAACAAGGGGCTCAGGATGCTTTGCGCGATGTGAAAAAGCAATATCAGAGAAATAACCTTCTGTGGGATCGAAATCCGGACGATATGCCAGTTTATGGCACAGTTGCTTCTCAGTTTAACGATCATGGCGTAAACGAGCTCTATCATGCCTTAATTCAGTTTTTAAACTCGAGTAATGCTGCCGGTTTTGCGCAGAATGGGAAACCTCTTCTTGAGGCGAGTCAAAAGATCGAAATTGTACCACCAGCCAGGGTAAGATATCTCTCAGAGATCTCTGAAACGGTAAGAAGATACAATCGAAAGGCTGAAGAGCAATCTGAAATTGCAGATCAATTGTATGCTTTAGATAAGTCTATTGAGATAATTGAAGGTGATGGTGTTAGAGATGTCTTGTTGCGAAAAAAACAATCTCTTTCGAAAGGATTTAAGCATCAGAATATTATAGATTCCTGGGAAGAAAAGAAAAAAAGATACAAAGACGACACCTTTCAATATAAGGTTCGTGGCAAAGAGTTATCGGTGGAAACACATTTTGAAACTCTTTCGCAAACCCGGATTCCTAAGATTGTATTGCCTGGCTATAGAAGTTGGGGCGATATCGTAAAATGGAATCTAAAAGAAAATGTTCCCGGCGAATTTCCTTACGCAGCAGGCGTTTTCCCGTTCAAACGGGAAGGCGAAGACCCAACAAGAATGTTTGCAGGAGAAGGATCACCGGAAAGAACGAACAAGCGATTTCATTATTTGGCCTTAGGTCAACCAGCGGTTCGACTATCAACGGCATTCGATTCGGTAACCTTGTATGGTGCCGATCCAGATTATCGACCTGATATTTACGGAAAAGTTGGAAATGCAGGTGTTTCTGTAGCATCTCTGGATGACGCCAAGAAACTGTACAGTGGTTTTGATTTGTGCGATCCGAAAACTTCGGTATCCATGACAATTAACGGGCCGGCTCCTATGTTGGTTGCTTATTACATGAATGTAGCTATCGATCAGGAATGTGAGAAATATATTCGCGCACATGGACTGGAAGATGAGGTTAAAGTAAAACTTGAAGCAATCTTCGCTGGGAAAGACAGAGTCTATTATGTAGGGGATTTGCCAAAAGAAAATAACGGATTAGGATTGCTTTTATTGGGCGCAACCGGAGATCAGGTATTGCCTGCAGACGTATATCAGAAAATTAAGGCAGAAACCATTTGTAAGATTCGGGGAACGGTTCAGGCAGATATGCTGAAAGAGGATCAGGCGCAGAATACCTGTATATTCTCTATTGATTTTGCTCTGAAAATGATGGGAGATATTCAGCAATACTTCAACGAAAACCAGATTCGGAACTTCTATTCGGTTTCTATTTCAGGATATCATATTGCAGAGGCTGGAGCCAATCCAATTTCTCAATTAGCATTTACATTATCTAACGGATTTACCTTGGTTGAATATTACATTTCAAGAGGTATGAAGGTTGATGATTTTGCACCGAATCTATCCTTCTTTTTCTCCAATGGAATGGATCCGGAATATACCGTAATCGGTAGGGTAGCGAGAATAATCTGGGCGAAGGCCATGAAATATCTATATAAGGCCAATAGTCGCTCCCAAAAACTGAAATATCACATTCAGACTTCGGGTAGATCGCTGCACGCACAAGAAATTGAATTCAATGATATTCGAACAACTTTACAAGCTTTAACTGGAATTTATGATAACTGTAATTCTCTTCATACAAATGCCTACGATGAGGCTATTACAACGCCAACAGAGGAGTCGGTAAGAAGAGCAATGGCGATTCAAATCATCATTAATAAAGAGCTTGGATTGGCCAAGAATCAGAACCCTTTGCAGGGATCATTCATCATCGAAGAATTAACGGATTTGGTAGAGGAAGCTGTTATGGTAGAATTTGATCGATTAACGGAACGTGGCGGTGTGTTAGGAGCAATGGAAACCATGTATCAAAGAAGCAAAATACAATCAGAATCTCTGCTTTACGAGAGTTTGAAGCATAGTGGTGAATTACCAATTGTTGGTGTGAATACATTTTTAAACTCAAAAGGTTCTCCTACAGTTCAGCCAAAGGAAGTCATTCGTTCCGATGAGGAAGAGAAAGTCAATCAGGTGAAATTTAAAGACTTAGTACATAGGAATCAGAAGGAAAAGGCTGTAAAGGCATTGGAAGAGTTGAAAGAGACGGCCTTGAAGAATGAAAATGTATTTGCCTCTTTAATGGAAGTTTGCAAATTCTGCACACTCGGTCAAATAACCGATGCATTGTATGAGGTTGGTGGTCAATATAGAAGGAATATGTAATTATTCTGTAGGGACACAAGATCTTGTGTCCTGAATGAAATAATTCATTTTTTTAAATTAATTAAGAATAAAAGATTTGTTTAAACGGAAGTAAAAACAATAAAGCATTGAATCAAATAGAATCAAAAATAAACGTAAAATCTGCGGATTTCTTGAATAATAAGAAGTCTTACGAGAAATTGATGAAAGAATATCGCCATCGATTAAAGTCAATAATGCATGGTGTTGATGAAAAAGCCAAAGAGCGTCATTTGAAGCGCGGAAAGTTATTGGTAAGAGATCGCATTGAGTTGTTGTTAGATAAGAATACTCCTTTTTTAGAACTATCAGCAATGGCTGCTTGCGACCAATACGAAAATCAATTTCCTTCAGCAGGCATTGTGACTGGTATTGGCGTAATTCATGGCAGAGAGTGCGTGATTGTTGCTAATGATGCAACGGTGAAAGGTGGAACTTACATCAAGGAAACCATTAAGAAGCACATTCGTGCACAGGAAATTGCCATGGAAAACCATTTAGCTTGTATCTATATGGTCGATTCGGGAGGTGTTTTTCTTCCAGAGCAATCGAAGGTTTTTCCTGATAAGTATGATTTTGGGCGATTTTTCTTCAATCAATCGAAAATGTCGGCCAGAGGAATTCCTCAAATCTCCATTGTAATGGGATCGTGTACTGCAGGTGGAGCGTACGTTCCGGCCATGAGTGATGAAACCATTATTGTAAGAGGACAAGGAACCATTTTTATTGGCGGACCTCCATTGGTGAAGGCTGCAACAGGTGAGGATGTTACTGCCGAAGAATTAGGTGGTGCCGAAATGCATACTTCCATTTCAGGAGTTGCAGATCATCTGGCTGAAAATGACCGACATGCGGTTCAGATTTGCCGAGATATATTCGAATCGATGCCTAAGGTGCGGAAATTTGGATTGGAAAGAGAAGAAGTGAAAGCACCGGCATATCCCGCTGATGAATTGTACGGATTGGCTCCAATTGACCTGAAAAAAGCAATTGATGCCCACGAATTGATAGCAAGAATTGTTGATGGAAGTTCATTTCAGGAATTTAAAGAGCGTTATGCTCCAAGCATAGTTACTGGCTTTGCTAAGATCATGGGCTTTCCGGTTGGAATTATAGCCAATAATGGCATTATTTTCTCTGAGACATCGCTTAAGGCGGCACATTTTATTGAATTGTGCTGTTTTCGTAAAATTCCGTTGATCTTCTTGCAGAACATTACTGGTTTTATGGTGGGGAAAGAGTATGAGCACAAAGGAATTGCCCGTGATGGAGCCAAAATGGTTCATGCAGTTGCAAATGCTCAGGTTCCTAAGTTCACCGTAATTGTTGGTGGCTCTTTTGGAGCAGGAAACTACGCTATGGCAGGACGCGCCTATGAACCCAGATTGTTGTTTATGTGGCCCAATGCCAAGATTTCAGTAATGGGTGGCGAACAGGCTGCAGGTGTTTTGGTGCAGGTGAAAGAACAACAACTTCAGAAAAGAGGGAAGAAATTTCCTATGGCGGAGCAAAATAATCTAAAAGAGAGCATTTTAGCAAAATATGAAGAGGAAGGTTCAGCCTATTACAGTACATCACGTTTGTGGGACGATGGAATTATTGATCCGGCCGATACAAGAAAGATATTGGCGATGGGAATAGCTGCTTCCGTGAATAAAGAGTTTGGGGAACCGGATTTTGGTGTGTTTAGGATGTAAACACTCCCCTTAATCCCCTCTCAAGAGGGGAATCACAATGTGTTAAAGTCCCCCCTTTGAAGGGGGATACAGGGGGATGTTTGATTGATATTAAAATATAAACTAATGAAACAATTTAAAACAATAGAATTTAATATAGAAGACAAAATTGGAACGATTAGCTTGAATCGTCCTGAGATACATAATGCCTTTAATGAGGTGATGATTGCTGAAATCATTGATTGTTTCGAAGAAATTGAAAAGATGAATTACGATTGTATCAGGGTTGTGATCATGAGAGGTAAAGGAAAATCTTTCTGCGCTGGGGCTGATCTCAAATGGATGAAAGGGGTTGCCAATTATTCATATCAGGAAAACTATCTGGAGAGTTATAAGCTATCGATGTGCTTTAATGCTGTTTACTCCTGCAAGTTTCCCACGATTGCTTTAGTGCATGGTGCGGCAATTGGTGGAGCGAATGGATTATTGGCGGCCTGCGATTTTGTTCTGGCACATAAAAATACAGTTTTCTCATTAAGCGAAGTGAAAATCGGCATTGTTCCGGCTTGTATATCTCCTTACGTGATGAAACGGGTTGGTGAATACAAATCTAAAGAATTGATGCTGACAGGTATGAGATTCAACGGTAAAAAGGCAAAGGAAGCAGGTTTGGTGAATTGGTCGTTTGGTGAAAAGAAGCTAAATGCAAAATTAGAGGATTTGATTTCAATGCTAAAATCGAGTGGTCCCATTGCAGTTTCTACCTGCAAGCAATTGCTGTACGATGTGGAGAATGTTTGGAATCATGAAGAAACAATGGAAAATACAGCTAAAATGATTGCTGAATTGCGTCAATCGGATGAAGGTCAGGAAGGAATGAGTTCATTTCTGGAGAAACGGAAACCCAATTGGACAGAAAATAATTAACAATTAATAATTTTTCATTGTCGATTACTAATTGAATAAAAATGTACTACAAAAGACTACTAATAGCGAATCGTGGCGAAATTGCCCTAAGAATCATGCGAACAGCAAGAGACCTGGGTATTCATACCATTGCGCTGTATACTGAACTCGATCGGCAGGCAGAGCACGTATTGCAAGCCGATGAAGCATATCCGTTGCAGGGAAATAACTTGCAGGAAACATATCTTAATTTAAATCAGATCGTTGAAATTGCACGAAAAGCAAAAGCGGATGCCATTCATCCAGGATATGGATTTTTAGCTGAGAATGCAGTTTTTTCTCAATTATGTGCTGATAATGGAATTGATTTTGTGGGTCCGGATGCTAACGCAATCGAATTGATGGGGAATAAGGTAAATGCCCGTGAATTTGCCAAGTCGATTGGTGTACCTGTGTTAGAAGGGGTGATTGGGGACATTAAGGAATTGATTACTGCGGCAAATGAAATGCAGTTTCCGCTTTTGATTAAAGCTGCTGCTGGTGGTGGTGGCAAAGGAATGCGCATCGTTCATAAAAAAGAGGATTTAAAAGGGGCATTGGAATCAACATCTCGCGAAGCAACAACTTATTTTGGTGATGGGACAGTTCTGATAGAAAGATATGTTCAAAATCCACGTCATATAGAAGTTCAGATTTTAGCAGACAAACATGGAAATGTGGTGCATTTATTTGAGCGTGAATGCTCTATTCAGAGACGATTTCAAAAAGTGATTGAGGAAGCTCCTTCGCCAACTTTAACGCCTGAATTGAGGAAGGAAATGGGCAATATGGCTGTGTTTTTGGCTCAGGAAATGAGTTACACCAATGCAGGAACAATTGAGTTTTTGGTTGATGAGGACTTGAATTACTACTTTCTGGAGATGAACACAAGAATTCAGGTGGAACATCCGGTAACGGAAATGATTACTGGAATTGATTTGGTGGAAGAGCAGTTAGCAATTGCTTCGGGGCGAAAGCTGAAGTTGAGACAAGAAGATATTCACATGAAGGGACATGCTATTGAAGCGAGGATTTATGCGGAAGATCCAGAAAATGAGTTCATCCCATCGCCAGGTGAAATAAGTTTTTACAAAGCGCCTAAATTGTTTGAGGGGCGACTGCGTCTGGATTCCGCCATAGTGGGGCCATGTACGATACATCCTGATTACGATCCGATGATAGCAAAATTGGTAGTTTGGGACGAAAACAGGGATTTGGCCATTGAAGGCTTGCATCATGCCTTGCACAATTACGAGATACATGGAATCAAAAATAACATCATGTATTTGCATACTTTGTTGAATACCAGCTATTTTAAACGAAATAAGATCTCAACCCATTTTTGTCAGAATCATAACGATGAGTTGATGCAAAAAATGAAGGAAGATAAGCTTGAAATACCAGCATTCCTTTTTCAAATCAGCTTTGCTTTGTTTGAGTTGAACAGAGAGAAGGTCGATTCAATTTGGGAAGAGATTGGTTATTGGAGACAGCAGGGAACAAAACTTAGAATTGTAGATGAGGAAGTACTTGATATTGAAATAATCAGCAAAAACCCATACAATATAAAAATTTACAATACTAATTATATTATTGATAATGTGAGTATTGATGGCTTTCAATTAATGTTGGAGTTTAATGGTGTCAGATATCAGTTTTACCAATCGAAAAATACAGAGGGAAAGAGCTTTGTGAGTTGTCAGGGGATAGTTCGTGAGATGATTCGATGGTCGGAGATTCAATCCAATATAGGAGATGTTGGGGTTTCTGATCAGAAAGAAGGTGATGGAAGAATTTTATCACCAATGCCTGGCAGAGTGGTTAAGATTGAAGCCAAAACGGGACAGATAGTGGCTAAAGGTGATGTACTGATTATTGTGGAAGCCATGAAGATGGAGAATAGTATTTTGGCTCCGTTTGGAGGTGTTATAGGAAATGTTTTTGTGAGTGAGGGGGATCAGGTGAAGAACGCAATGGAGTTAATAAAATTGGAAGCAGTTGGAGAATAGGGATTAACCGCTAAGCGTAAGTCTCCTGCAAGTTGCAGAAAAGAAATATAGAGTGTGTAATGCTTGCTGCAGGTTGCAGGAAGATAAAGTACAGGGTGTGTAATGCTTGCCGCAAGGTGGAGGAAGAAAATACGGAGTGTGTAATGCTTGCCGCAAAGGTGGAGGAAGAAAAATACAGGGTGTGTAATGCTTGCCGCAAAGGTGGAGGAAGAAAATACAGAGTGTGTAATCACTAAATGATTAATGGGAATTGACCAAGACGAAAGAATTTTACGATAAATGGATATGATTGAAACATGATACTTATACTTTGAAAATATGAAACGTCCATGCCAAAGTGATTTTGACACACAGGGGGATGATTATTCCAGCATGGTAATCCCGAAAGCTTTCGGGACCATATGACAAAAACTTAAAATTATAAACATATGAAAGACAAAATCAGAATTGCAAATGCCGGTGGTTTCTGGGGCGATGACCTTGGAGTACTTAGAAGACAGTTGGAAGGTGGAGATGTGGACTACATATCTTCTGATTTTTTAGCTGAAGTAACGATGAGTATTCTTCGTAAACAACAGTTAAAAAACGAATCTTTAGGCTATGTAACTGATTTTGTGGATCAGATCGTAGATGTGGCTGATTTAATGAAAGAGAAAGGTGTAAGAATGATTACAAATGCCGGAGGAATTAATCCAATCGGTTGTGCACGTAAAATTCTTTCAGAATTGAAAAAGAAAGGCATCACTATTAAAATTGCAGTGGTTGAAGGTGATAATATCATCGAAAGAATAGATGAATTTTATCCTGCCAAAACCAGTTTTAAGAACATGGATACCGGAGATGATTTTAAGGATATCTTCGAGAACATACAAAGTGCGAATATTTATTTGGGTGTGCCTCCTTTATTAAAGGCTTTAGCGAGTGGAGCCGATTTGATACTGGCTGGCCGCGTAACCGATACCTCAGTAACTATGGCACCAATGATTTATGAATTGGGATGGAAACTGGATGATTGGGATAAGTTGGCCTCTGGTTTAATAGCCGGTCATATTATCGAATGTGGGGCTCAGTCAACAGGTGGCAATTTTACCGATTGGCAAAAAGTTAAACGCTGGGATAACATGGGATATCCTATTGTTGAAATGAATAAAAATGGTGAATTTACGGTCTATAAGCATGAGAATACCGGCGGTTTAATCAGTATCGATACAATTCGCGAGCAATTGGTATATGAAATGGGCAATCCTGCTCAATATATCAGTCCTGATGTTGTCGCCGATTTTAGTCAATTAGTATTGAAAGAGCAAGGTGAAAATCGTGTATTGGTGAAAAATGCAAAAGGTCATCCATCCACTCCATATTTAAAAGTTTCGATGGCGTTTGAAGATGGATACAAAGCGACAAGCTCTATCGTAATTAGCGGTGGCAAAGTATTACTTAAAGCACAAGAGTTCGAGAAAATATTTTGGCAACGTTTAAAGCACTCTTATTTAAAGAAAAATACTGAATTTGTTGGATACAATGCTTGTCATCAGCATTTGGCTGAAGATATCAATCCCAATGAAATATTACTGCGATTATCAGTTTACGATACTGATGTTTCAAAAATCAAAGACTTTTCGATGAGTATTGCTCCGTTGATCTTGAGCGGACCTCCTGGAGTTGCCGTAATAGGTGGTAGAGCTAGAATGCAACAGGTTATTACTTATTGGCCTACTTTAATTCCCAAAACTTGTATCTCCTCGATGGTTTACGTTTTGGATAAAGAGGGAGAAATTAAAGAAACATCAGAAATACCATCTGTTTTAGGAAATGAACAGGAATTAGTAGCAACACAATCATCGAATTCTTATCATGACAATGTGAAAAAGGAAAAAGGCAGAAAAATGTGTGCTGTTCCATTTAGAGATATATG contains:
- a CDS encoding acetyl/propionyl/methylcrotonyl-CoA carboxylase subunit alpha produces the protein MYYKRLLIANRGEIALRIMRTARDLGIHTIALYTELDRQAEHVLQADEAYPLQGNNLQETYLNLNQIVEIARKAKADAIHPGYGFLAENAVFSQLCADNGIDFVGPDANAIELMGNKVNAREFAKSIGVPVLEGVIGDIKELITAANEMQFPLLIKAAAGGGGKGMRIVHKKEDLKGALESTSREATTYFGDGTVLIERYVQNPRHIEVQILADKHGNVVHLFERECSIQRRFQKVIEEAPSPTLTPELRKEMGNMAVFLAQEMSYTNAGTIEFLVDEDLNYYFLEMNTRIQVEHPVTEMITGIDLVEEQLAIASGRKLKLRQEDIHMKGHAIEARIYAEDPENEFIPSPGEISFYKAPKLFEGRLRLDSAIVGPCTIHPDYDPMIAKLVVWDENRDLAIEGLHHALHNYEIHGIKNNIMYLHTLLNTSYFKRNKISTHFCQNHNDELMQKMKEDKLEIPAFLFQISFALFELNREKVDSIWEEIGYWRQQGTKLRIVDEEVLDIEIISKNPYNIKIYNTNYIIDNVSIDGFQLMLEFNGVRYQFYQSKNTEGKSFVSCQGIVREMIRWSEIQSNIGDVGVSDQKEGDGRILSPMPGRVVKIEAKTGQIVAKGDVLIIVEAMKMENSILAPFGGVIGNVFVSEGDQVKNAMELIKLEAVGE
- a CDS encoding methylmalonyl-CoA mutase family protein — translated: MTANTTYKLKNTVRIVTATSLFDGHDASINIMRRIIQSSGAEVIHLGHNRSAEEIVDCAIQEDVQAIAISSYQGGHMEFFKYMYDLLQQKNAGHIRIFGGGGGVILPSEIKELEAYGIAGLYSPDDGRNLGLQGMINEVLEQSDYSLNDFELPKASEITSENVNLLSRLITLAEHDLLQDSDLYLELKSSAKVNQTPVIGITGTGGAGKSSLTDELIRRVHIDYPELKLAILSVDPSRKKSGGALLGDRIRMNAINHPNIYLRSLATRRANLALSKHVDDALILMKSAGFDCIFLESSGIGQSDTEIVDYSDVKLYVMTPEFGAATQLEKIDMLDFADLIAINKFDKQGAQDALRDVKKQYQRNNLLWDRNPDDMPVYGTVASQFNDHGVNELYHALIQFLNSSNAAGFAQNGKPLLEASQKIEIVPPARVRYLSEISETVRRYNRKAEEQSEIADQLYALDKSIEIIEGDGVRDVLLRKKQSLSKGFKHQNIIDSWEEKKKRYKDDTFQYKVRGKELSVETHFETLSQTRIPKIVLPGYRSWGDIVKWNLKENVPGEFPYAAGVFPFKREGEDPTRMFAGEGSPERTNKRFHYLALGQPAVRLSTAFDSVTLYGADPDYRPDIYGKVGNAGVSVASLDDAKKLYSGFDLCDPKTSVSMTINGPAPMLVAYYMNVAIDQECEKYIRAHGLEDEVKVKLEAIFAGKDRVYYVGDLPKENNGLGLLLLGATGDQVLPADVYQKIKAETICKIRGTVQADMLKEDQAQNTCIFSIDFALKMMGDIQQYFNENQIRNFYSVSISGYHIAEAGANPISQLAFTLSNGFTLVEYYISRGMKVDDFAPNLSFFFSNGMDPEYTVIGRVARIIWAKAMKYLYKANSRSQKLKYHIQTSGRSLHAQEIEFNDIRTTLQALTGIYDNCNSLHTNAYDEAITTPTEESVRRAMAIQIIINKELGLAKNQNPLQGSFIIEELTDLVEEAVMVEFDRLTERGGVLGAMETMYQRSKIQSESLLYESLKHSGELPIVGVNTFLNSKGSPTVQPKEVIRSDEEEKVNQVKFKDLVHRNQKEKAVKALEELKETALKNENVFASLMEVCKFCTLGQITDALYEVGGQYRRNM
- a CDS encoding carboxyl transferase domain-containing protein, which produces MNQIESKINVKSADFLNNKKSYEKLMKEYRHRLKSIMHGVDEKAKERHLKRGKLLVRDRIELLLDKNTPFLELSAMAACDQYENQFPSAGIVTGIGVIHGRECVIVANDATVKGGTYIKETIKKHIRAQEIAMENHLACIYMVDSGGVFLPEQSKVFPDKYDFGRFFFNQSKMSARGIPQISIVMGSCTAGGAYVPAMSDETIIVRGQGTIFIGGPPLVKAATGEDVTAEELGGAEMHTSISGVADHLAENDRHAVQICRDIFESMPKVRKFGLEREEVKAPAYPADELYGLAPIDLKKAIDAHELIARIVDGSSFQEFKERYAPSIVTGFAKIMGFPVGIIANNGIIFSETSLKAAHFIELCCFRKIPLIFLQNITGFMVGKEYEHKGIARDGAKMVHAVANAQVPKFTVIVGGSFGAGNYAMAGRAYEPRLLFMWPNAKISVMGGEQAAGVLVQVKEQQLQKRGKKFPMAEQNNLKESILAKYEEEGSAYYSTSRLWDDGIIDPADTRKILAMGIAASVNKEFGEPDFGVFRM
- a CDS encoding acyclic terpene utilization AtuA family protein, with translation MKDKIRIANAGGFWGDDLGVLRRQLEGGDVDYISSDFLAEVTMSILRKQQLKNESLGYVTDFVDQIVDVADLMKEKGVRMITNAGGINPIGCARKILSELKKKGITIKIAVVEGDNIIERIDEFYPAKTSFKNMDTGDDFKDIFENIQSANIYLGVPPLLKALASGADLILAGRVTDTSVTMAPMIYELGWKLDDWDKLASGLIAGHIIECGAQSTGGNFTDWQKVKRWDNMGYPIVEMNKNGEFTVYKHENTGGLISIDTIREQLVYEMGNPAQYISPDVVADFSQLVLKEQGENRVLVKNAKGHPSTPYLKVSMAFEDGYKATSSIVISGGKVLLKAQEFEKIFWQRLKHSYLKKNTEFVGYNACHQHLAEDINPNEILLRLSVYDTDVSKIKDFSMSIAPLILSGPPGVAVIGGRARMQQVITYWPTLIPKTCISSMVYVLDKEGEIKETSEIPSVLGNEQELVATQSSNSYHDNVKKEKGRKMCAVPFRDICLARSGDKGDTVNVGVLARSKEVYEFLKTELTSERITNMFFGLSKGKVTRFEIDNLMALNFLLEEALDGGGTKSLMIDAQGKMFASALLNQEVVVPDDVLATILSGEFQK
- a CDS encoding enoyl-CoA hydratase-related protein; this translates as MKQFKTIEFNIEDKIGTISLNRPEIHNAFNEVMIAEIIDCFEEIEKMNYDCIRVVIMRGKGKSFCAGADLKWMKGVANYSYQENYLESYKLSMCFNAVYSCKFPTIALVHGAAIGGANGLLAACDFVLAHKNTVFSLSEVKIGIVPACISPYVMKRVGEYKSKELMLTGMRFNGKKAKEAGLVNWSFGEKKLNAKLEDLISMLKSSGPIAVSTCKQLLYDVENVWNHEETMENTAKMIAELRQSDEGQEGMSSFLEKRKPNWTENN